A window of Rattus norvegicus strain BN/NHsdMcwi chromosome 14, GRCr8, whole genome shotgun sequence contains these coding sequences:
- the Sod3 gene encoding extracellular superoxide dismutase [Cu-Zn] precursor, whose protein sequence is MVAFLFCNLLLVACGSVTWTMSDTGESGVDLADRLDLVEKIGDTHSKDLEIWMELGKQREADAREMHAVCRVQPSAMLPPDQPQITGLVLFRQLGPSSRLEASFNLEGFPAEQNTSNHAIHVHEFGDLSQGCESTGPHYNPLGVPHPQHPGDFGNFVVRDGRLWKHRMGLATSLAGPHSILGRAVVVHAGEDDLGKGGNQASVQNGNAGRRLACCVVGTSNSEAWESQTKERKKRRRESECKTT, encoded by the coding sequence ATGGTGGCCTTCTTGTTCTGCAACCTGCTACTGGTGGCCTGTGGCTCTGTCACCTGGACCATGTCAGATACCGGAGAGTCCGGTGTCGACTTAGCAGACCGGCTTGACCTGGTTGAGAAGATAGGCGACACGCACTCCAAAGACCTGGAGATCTGGATGGAGCTAGGAAAACAACGGGAGGCGGATGCCAGGGAGATGCACGCAGTCTGCAGGGTACAGCCCTCAGCCATGCTGCCTCCCGATCAGCCACAGATCACAGGCTTGGTCCTCTTCCGGCAGCTGGGGCCCAGCTCCAGACTTGAGGCCTCCTTCAATCTGGAGGGCTTCCCAGCCGAGCAGAACACCTCCAACCACGCCATCCACGTGCATGAGTTCGGGGACCTGAGCCAGGGCTGCGAGTCCACCGGACCACACTACAACCCGCTGGGTGTGCCGCACCCACAGCACCCGGGGGACTTCGGCAACTTCGTGGTGCGCGATGGCCGCCTTTGGAAGCATCGAATGGGCCTGGCCACGTCACTGGCCGGACCGCACTCGATCTTGGGCCGCGCTGTGGTGGTCCACGCTGGCGAGGACGACCTGGGTAAAGGTGGCAACCAGGCCAGCGTGCAGAACGGCAACGCAGGTCGCCGGCTCGCCTGCTGCGTGGTAGGCACCAGCAACTCGGAGGCCTGGGAGAGCCAGACAAAGGAGCGCAAGAAGCGGCGGCGGGAGAGCGAGTGCAAGACCACTTAA